CCCGGAGCCGCTCTGCAATCGCACGAGCGCTCATTCTGTCCGTCTCGGGAAGGATCACTGCTATCTCCTCCCCACCGTACCTCGCCGGCAGGTCAGATGCTCTCATCTCCTGCTTCAGAGCTCTCGACAAAGCAGCAAGCACCGCGTCGCCAACCTGATGACCGTGGAGATCGTTCACGTCCTTGAAATCGTCTATGTCCAGCAGGATCAGGCTCAACGGCGCCATGTAGCGCCTCGCTCGCTGGAACTCCGCTCGCAAGCGTTCCTGGAAGTAGCGATGGTTGTAAAGCCGCGTCAATCCGTCAACGATGGCAAGCCGCTCCATCTTCTTGACCTCGTGCGAAAGCTTCTCATTGGCAGACAACAGGTCTTTGTAACCTCTTATCTGCCGCATTTGGACATCGACCCTGGCCGAGAGGTCCTCGATCTCAAATGGCTTGACCACGTAATCGACCACGCCGCGCTTCAACCAACTAATCTTATTCTCGATTCCGTCCATCGCGCTTAGAACGATGACGGGGATTTGCCTCTCCCCCCAGAGCTCCAGACAACGCTTGTCAGATGGGCTTTTCAAGCCATCTACGCAATACATGATTAGGTCAACAGCTCCTCTGGCAGTCGCTCGAGTACCCTCCTCCAGGCTACGAAAGCTTACCACCGTGCGATTTGGGGACGATAGTGACCGCTCCAGAAACTCCCGCATCAGAGCGCTACTACCCACCGAAAACACTAGCTCTTTGTCCTGCTCCATCATCACCAGCCGGACCGTAAGTCTAATATTGAAATGCAGCAAAGTCAGAAACAACACTGGGCATCATTCAGCCCGTTGTTTCTCTCGAACGAAACTACGGCAATCTTTAGCCGCTTGTCAACATCCTGCGTGCCATCGGGCTACGCGAAAAGA
This portion of the bacterium genome encodes:
- a CDS encoding diguanylate cyclase; this encodes MLFLTLLHFNIRLTVRLVMMEQDKELVFSVGSSALMREFLERSLSSPNRTVVSFRSLEEGTRATARGAVDLIMYCVDGLKSPSDKRCLELWGERQIPVIVLSAMDGIENKISWLKRGVVDYVVKPFEIEDLSARVDVQMRQIRGYKDLLSANEKLSHEVKKMERLAIVDGLTRLYNHRYFQERLRAEFQRARRYMAPLSLILLDIDDFKDVNDLHGHQVGDAVLAALSRALKQEMRASDLPARYGGEEIAVILPETDRMSARAIAERLRERIEGLRFAGRGNVCFSITASFGVTSLDNKMGSSAELVETADDSLYVAKASGKNRTAVFDR